The Marinobacter subterrani genome has a segment encoding these proteins:
- the fliS gene encoding flagellar export chaperone FliS gives MNGLQAYQRVNTQTSITDADPHKLIQLLYSGALERINMAKARMQAKDFEGKGKLITKAIEIIGGLRGFLDFDQGGELAVRLEALYDYMERSLFEANAKNDPAKLDEVANLLRSIKEGWDGIREEAMGQQQAV, from the coding sequence ATGAACGGCTTACAGGCATACCAGCGGGTAAACACCCAAACCAGCATCACCGATGCCGATCCCCACAAGCTTATCCAGCTGCTGTACAGCGGCGCCCTGGAACGCATCAACATGGCCAAGGCCCGGATGCAGGCGAAGGATTTTGAGGGCAAGGGCAAGCTGATCACCAAGGCCATCGAGATTATTGGTGGGCTGCGTGGCTTCCTGGATTTTGACCAGGGGGGCGAACTGGCGGTTCGGCTGGAAGCGCTGTATGACTACATGGAGCGGTCGCTGTTCGAGGCGAACGCCAAAAATGACCCGGCCAAGCTGGACGAGGTGGCTAACCTGCTGCGTTCCATCAAGGAAGGCTGGGATGGTATTCGTGAGGAAGCGATGGGTCAGCAGCAGGCGGTCTGA
- the groES gene encoding co-chaperone GroES, which yields MKIRPLHDRVVVRRKEEEEKTAGGIVLPGNAKEKPSQGEVIAVGNGRILENGETRALAVKVGDTVVFGQYAGNTVKIDGEELLIMSESDIYGVLE from the coding sequence ATGAAAATTCGTCCGCTACACGATCGTGTTGTCGTGCGCCGTAAGGAAGAAGAAGAGAAAACCGCAGGTGGCATTGTGCTGCCGGGTAATGCCAAGGAAAAGCCGTCCCAGGGTGAAGTGATTGCCGTGGGCAATGGCCGTATCCTCGAGAACGGCGAAACCCGCGCGCTGGCGGTCAAGGTGGGTGACACCGTGGTCTTTGGTCAGTACGCCGGAAACACCGTCAAAATCGACGGTGAGGAACTGCTCATCATGAGCGAGAGCGATATTTACGGCGTGCTTGAGTGA
- a CDS encoding SDR family oxidoreductase, with protein sequence MKLQDSVIAITGGGQGLGRAMAEYLAAKGAKLALIDLMPEKLDEAVTACVAAGAEARSYVCNVAKEADVEETFEAIVNDFGHLNGLVNNAGILRDGLMVKVKDGEVERRMELSQWQAVIDVNLTGVFLCGREAATQMIKNGDQGAIINIASISRAGNMGQSNYSAAKAGVSALVPVWAKELARYGIRCAGIAPGFIETEMTASMKPEALEKMTAGIPLKRMGKPEEIASAAAFIFENDYVSGRMIEVDGALRL encoded by the coding sequence ATGAAACTTCAAGATTCCGTGATTGCAATTACCGGTGGCGGCCAGGGTCTGGGCCGTGCCATGGCCGAATACCTTGCTGCCAAAGGCGCAAAGCTGGCACTGATCGACCTGATGCCGGAGAAGCTGGATGAAGCCGTCACCGCCTGCGTGGCCGCGGGCGCCGAGGCCAGAAGCTACGTCTGCAACGTCGCGAAAGAAGCAGACGTTGAGGAAACCTTCGAAGCCATCGTAAACGACTTCGGGCACCTGAACGGCCTGGTTAACAACGCCGGCATCCTGCGGGACGGCCTGATGGTGAAAGTGAAAGATGGCGAAGTCGAGCGCCGCATGGAACTGTCCCAGTGGCAGGCCGTTATCGACGTCAACCTCACCGGCGTGTTCCTCTGCGGCCGCGAAGCCGCCACCCAGATGATCAAAAACGGCGACCAGGGCGCGATCATCAACATCGCCTCCATCTCCCGCGCCGGCAACATGGGCCAGAGCAACTACTCCGCCGCCAAGGCCGGCGTCTCTGCCCTGGTGCCGGTCTGGGCCAAGGAACTCGCCCGCTACGGCATCCGCTGCGCCGGCATCGCCCCGGGCTTTATCGAAACCGAAATGACCGCCTCCATGAAGCCGGAAGCCCTGGAAAAAATGACCGCCGGCATTCCGCTGAAGCGCATGGGCAAACCGGAAGAAATCGCCTCGGCGGCGGCGTTTATCTTCGAGAACGATTATGTGTCCGGGCGGATGATTGAGGTGGATGGGGCTTTGCGGCTCTGA
- a CDS encoding AmpG family muropeptide MFS transporter, whose protein sequence is MVTGTRLSLIRDTLYTYTRWQVIALLFLGFSAGLPFLLVFSTLNARLADVGVETATIGFFSWLGITYSIKVFWAPVVDRLKLPLLDRLLGKRRSWIIFAQAGIATGLYLMAHVDATVAPEMMALCGLLVAFSSATQDVAIDAYRIEIAGERLQAALAATYIFGYRLALLVAGAGALYLAEFWSWQVSYEVMAALVGVGALTVLIVREPRVNHFAAAQDIAHKIEQEAGKRTHLHPRLARLVGWFYAAVAGPFLDFFRRYKELAIAILLMVAVYRIADIAMGVMANPFYLDFMGFSKTEVADVTKIFGFFMTIAGSLLGGVMVVRYGVRRILLLGAILTAATNLLFVLLAQYPPNLVTLAAVVSADNLSGGIANVALIAWLSSMTSASFTATQYALFSSLMTLPGKFLGGFSGIVVAGFGYAEFFLVSAVMGVPAVLLAMFLIRQGRRLDALAPRNEAQPDTQERRSD, encoded by the coding sequence ATCGTAACCGGCACCCGCCTTTCCCTGATTCGGGATACGCTGTACACCTACACTCGCTGGCAGGTAATTGCCCTGCTGTTTCTGGGCTTTTCGGCGGGTCTGCCGTTTCTGCTGGTGTTTTCCACCCTGAACGCCCGGCTGGCGGATGTCGGGGTGGAAACGGCCACTATCGGATTCTTCAGCTGGCTCGGGATTACCTACTCCATCAAGGTGTTCTGGGCTCCGGTGGTCGATCGCCTGAAATTGCCGTTGCTGGACAGGTTACTGGGCAAGCGGCGGAGCTGGATTATCTTCGCGCAGGCCGGCATCGCCACGGGGCTTTACCTGATGGCCCATGTGGATGCCACGGTGGCACCGGAGATGATGGCTTTGTGCGGGTTGCTGGTGGCCTTTTCCTCTGCCACCCAGGATGTCGCTATTGATGCCTACCGCATCGAGATTGCCGGCGAACGGCTGCAGGCGGCTCTGGCGGCGACCTATATTTTCGGTTACCGGCTGGCTCTGTTGGTGGCCGGTGCCGGCGCCCTGTATCTGGCGGAATTCTGGTCCTGGCAGGTGTCTTACGAGGTGATGGCGGCCCTGGTGGGGGTCGGTGCCCTGACGGTTCTGATTGTGCGCGAACCCCGGGTAAACCATTTTGCGGCGGCCCAGGACATTGCCCACAAGATCGAGCAGGAGGCCGGCAAGCGCACCCATCTCCATCCCCGGCTGGCGAGGCTGGTCGGCTGGTTCTATGCGGCCGTGGCCGGGCCCTTCCTGGATTTCTTCCGCCGTTATAAAGAACTGGCCATCGCCATTCTGCTGATGGTGGCGGTGTACCGGATTGCGGACATCGCCATGGGGGTGATGGCGAACCCGTTCTACCTGGATTTCATGGGGTTCAGCAAGACCGAAGTGGCGGACGTAACCAAGATCTTTGGCTTCTTTATGACCATCGCCGGTTCGTTGCTTGGGGGCGTGATGGTGGTCCGTTACGGCGTGCGGCGCATTCTGCTGCTCGGTGCCATCCTGACCGCAGCCACCAACCTGCTGTTTGTTCTGCTGGCCCAGTATCCGCCCAATCTCGTGACGCTGGCGGCGGTGGTCAGTGCCGATAACCTGAGCGGCGGCATCGCCAATGTGGCATTGATCGCCTGGCTCTCGAGCATGACCAGCGCTTCGTTTACCGCCACCCAGTACGCTCTGTTCAGCTCCCTGATGACCCTGCCAGGCAAATTCCTCGGCGGCTTCTCCGGCATCGTGGTCGCAGGATTCGGCTATGCCGAGTTCTTCCTGGTCTCGGCTGTAATGGGCGTGCCCGCGGTACTGCTGGCGATGTTTTTGATCCGCCAGGGCAGGCGCCTGGATGCCCTGGCGCCAAGAAATGAAGCACAGCCTGATACCCAGGAACGTAGGTCGGATTAG
- a CDS encoding MGMT family protein — translation MSEPTKDQKIWQVVAAIPPGCVVSYGQVAAMAGLGRQARYIGRALGKLPAGHDIPWFRVIRSNGQIAFPQGSDAYETQVGRLKSEGVEVTNGRVQMRQFQWQP, via the coding sequence ATGTCCGAACCAACCAAGGATCAAAAAATCTGGCAAGTCGTCGCCGCCATTCCGCCCGGTTGCGTCGTCAGCTACGGCCAAGTGGCCGCCATGGCCGGCCTGGGCCGACAAGCCCGATACATAGGCCGAGCCCTGGGCAAGCTCCCCGCCGGCCACGATATCCCCTGGTTCCGAGTCATCCGCAGTAACGGCCAGATCGCCTTCCCGCAAGGCTCCGATGCCTACGAAACCCAGGTTGGCAGATTGAAGAGCGAGGGCGTCGAGGTCACCAACGGCCGCGTCCAAATGCGCCAATTCCAATGGCAACCATAG
- the groL gene encoding chaperonin GroEL (60 kDa chaperone family; promotes refolding of misfolded polypeptides especially under stressful conditions; forms two stacked rings of heptamers to form a barrel-shaped 14mer; ends can be capped by GroES; misfolded proteins enter the barrel where they are refolded when GroES binds), which translates to MAAKEVKFGDSARKRMVAGVNILADAVKVTLGPKGRNVVLEKSFGAPTITKDGVSVAKEIELKDKFENMGAQMVKEVASQTNDTAGDGTTTATVLAQSIVNEGVKAVTAGMNPMDLKRGIDKATTEAVKAIREMAKPCDDSKMIAQVGTISANGDETIGRIIADAMEKVGKEGVITVEEGRGLEDELDVVEGMQFDRGFLSPYFINNQDNMSAELEDPYILLVDKKISNIRELLPVLESVAKAGKPLQIIAEDIEGEALATLVVNNMRGIVKVNAVKAPGFGDRRKEMLQDIAILSGGTVISEEVGLTLENTTLDDLGTAKRVNVTKENTTIIGGAGAQSDIEARVEQIRKQIEDSSSDYDKEKLQERVAKLAGGVAVIKVGAGSEVEMKEKKARVEDALHSTRAAVEEGIVPGGGVTLIRAIAALDKVDAINEEQKAGVNILRRAMEAPLRQIVYNAGGESSVVVAKVREGDGSFGYNAATEAYGDMLEMGILDPAKVTRSALQAAASVASLIITTEAMVADEPEDEKAGGGMPDMGGMGGMGGMGGMM; encoded by the coding sequence ATGGCAGCAAAAGAAGTCAAATTCGGTGATAGCGCCCGCAAGCGCATGGTCGCGGGTGTCAACATTCTTGCGGACGCAGTCAAGGTAACCCTCGGCCCGAAAGGCCGTAACGTGGTTCTGGAGAAATCCTTCGGTGCGCCGACCATCACCAAAGACGGTGTGTCTGTCGCCAAGGAAATCGAGCTGAAAGACAAGTTCGAGAACATGGGCGCCCAGATGGTCAAGGAAGTCGCTTCCCAGACCAACGATACTGCCGGTGACGGCACCACGACCGCTACGGTTCTGGCCCAGTCCATTGTTAACGAGGGCGTGAAGGCAGTGACTGCCGGCATGAACCCGATGGATCTGAAGCGTGGCATCGACAAGGCCACTACCGAAGCCGTGAAGGCGATCCGCGAGATGGCCAAGCCGTGCGATGACAGCAAGATGATCGCCCAGGTCGGCACCATCTCTGCCAACGGCGACGAGACCATCGGCAGGATCATCGCCGACGCGATGGAAAAGGTTGGCAAGGAAGGCGTAATCACGGTTGAAGAAGGTCGTGGCCTGGAAGACGAGTTGGACGTGGTTGAAGGTATGCAATTCGACCGTGGCTTCCTGAGCCCGTACTTCATCAACAACCAGGACAACATGTCTGCCGAGCTGGAAGACCCGTACATTCTGCTGGTCGACAAGAAGATCTCCAACATCCGCGAATTGCTGCCGGTGCTGGAATCCGTGGCCAAGGCGGGCAAGCCGCTGCAGATCATCGCCGAAGATATCGAAGGCGAAGCGCTGGCTACCCTGGTGGTGAACAACATGCGCGGTATCGTGAAGGTCAACGCTGTCAAGGCGCCTGGCTTTGGTGACCGCCGCAAGGAAATGCTGCAGGACATCGCCATCCTCTCCGGTGGTACCGTGATTTCCGAGGAAGTCGGCCTGACTCTGGAGAACACCACGCTGGACGATCTGGGTACCGCCAAGCGCGTTAACGTGACCAAGGAAAACACCACCATCATCGGTGGCGCGGGCGCCCAGAGCGATATCGAAGCCCGGGTTGAGCAGATCCGCAAGCAGATCGAAGACAGCAGCTCCGATTACGACAAGGAGAAGCTGCAGGAACGCGTTGCCAAGCTGGCCGGCGGTGTTGCCGTGATCAAGGTTGGTGCCGGTTCTGAAGTGGAAATGAAAGAGAAGAAGGCCCGGGTTGAGGATGCACTGCACTCCACTCGCGCTGCGGTTGAAGAGGGCATCGTGCCGGGTGGCGGTGTCACCCTGATCCGCGCCATTGCTGCCCTGGACAAGGTGGACGCCATCAACGAAGAGCAGAAAGCCGGTGTCAACATCTTGCGCCGTGCCATGGAAGCTCCTCTGCGTCAGATCGTTTACAACGCAGGCGGTGAGTCTTCTGTGGTGGTTGCCAAGGTTCGCGAAGGCGATGGCTCCTTCGGCTACAACGCTGCGACCGAAGCCTATGGCGACATGCTCGAAATGGGTATTCTGGATCCTGCCAAGGTCACCCGTTCCGCGCTGCAGGCGGCTGCTTCCGTGGCTTCCCTGATCATCACCACCGAGGCGATGGTTGCGGACGAGCCGGAAGACGAGAAAGCCGGCGGCGGTATGCCGGACATGGGTGGTATGGGCGGAATGGGAGGCATGGGCGGCATGATGTAA
- a CDS encoding FxsA family protein, whose product MSVFLFLFIILPIAEMAVLIKVGGMIGVFNTVGLVLLTAVIGAWLLRQQGLATLLRANQRLNSGELPAKEVAEGLILAVGGALLLTPGFITDTVGFLCLIPGTRHWLAAQALKRMVVAGQSRSFSFRAGGGNPFGQEPFGGRENPFGGSRPFERDSNGDIIEGEYQDETESDRDRIEKK is encoded by the coding sequence ATGTCCGTGTTTCTGTTCTTATTCATCATCCTGCCAATTGCCGAGATGGCGGTACTGATCAAGGTGGGCGGCATGATTGGCGTGTTCAATACCGTCGGGCTGGTGCTGCTGACCGCCGTAATCGGTGCCTGGCTTTTGCGCCAGCAGGGTCTGGCGACGTTATTAAGGGCCAATCAGCGGTTGAACAGTGGCGAGTTGCCGGCCAAAGAGGTTGCCGAAGGGCTGATTCTGGCGGTGGGCGGGGCGCTATTGCTGACTCCCGGGTTCATCACCGATACCGTCGGCTTCCTGTGCCTGATTCCGGGTACCCGGCACTGGCTGGCGGCCCAGGCACTGAAGCGGATGGTGGTGGCTGGCCAGAGCCGGAGCTTTTCGTTTCGAGCCGGCGGCGGCAATCCGTTTGGTCAGGAACCGTTTGGGGGCCGCGAGAACCCCTTTGGCGGCTCGCGACCGTTCGAGCGTGACAGTAACGGCGACATCATTGAAGGCGAGTATCAGGATGAAACGGAATCCGATCGCGATCGCATCGAAAAAAAGTGA
- a CDS encoding AraC family transcriptional regulator, protein MPPLGTASVSAFRQYVRYADAKGIDTTPLFSKAGLEPIILDTDDGRLNGEQFQTFIRLLAEATGNPVLGLETGDYVQPGSYSVLGYITMSCATLAEAVTRIAPYEKLVGDMGTTGLRMKGDAVALVWTCNFTDPVVWPQVVDNVFASWINYARWLADDHEASPLRVKLRRSSPGGIHEKAYFERWQCPVEFGADENSVVLHQSLMSTRLRQPDPLLRKTLEAHALSQLALLDSDTDLTSRVKQSIQKQLADGVTRQDMIAEDLGMTSRTLQRKLGQEGMSYQKLLDDVRQQMAEDYLRNTEMSIPDIAFRLGYSETTSFHRKFKAATGQTPGDLRRK, encoded by the coding sequence ATGCCTCCTCTAGGAACCGCCTCTGTCTCCGCCTTTCGCCAATATGTCCGCTACGCGGATGCCAAAGGCATTGATACCACCCCTCTTTTCAGCAAAGCAGGCCTCGAGCCAATCATTCTCGATACTGACGACGGTCGCCTGAATGGCGAGCAGTTCCAAACGTTTATCAGGCTGCTTGCCGAAGCAACGGGCAATCCTGTCCTGGGCCTGGAAACCGGTGATTACGTGCAACCGGGCTCCTACAGCGTGCTGGGCTACATCACCATGAGTTGTGCCACCCTGGCCGAGGCGGTTACCCGAATCGCTCCCTATGAAAAGCTGGTTGGGGATATGGGCACCACGGGCTTGCGGATGAAAGGTGATGCAGTCGCCCTGGTGTGGACCTGCAACTTTACCGATCCGGTGGTATGGCCTCAGGTCGTGGACAATGTGTTTGCTTCCTGGATCAACTATGCCCGCTGGCTGGCGGATGATCATGAGGCTTCGCCACTACGGGTAAAGCTTCGGCGCTCCTCCCCGGGAGGCATTCATGAAAAAGCCTACTTTGAGCGCTGGCAGTGCCCGGTGGAATTCGGGGCCGACGAGAACAGCGTAGTTCTGCACCAGAGTCTTATGTCCACACGACTGCGCCAGCCAGATCCGTTGTTGCGGAAGACCCTCGAGGCTCACGCGTTATCTCAACTGGCCTTGTTGGATTCGGATACGGATCTTACTAGCCGGGTGAAGCAGAGCATCCAGAAACAACTTGCAGACGGCGTTACCCGGCAGGACATGATTGCCGAGGATCTGGGGATGACCAGCCGAACCCTGCAGCGGAAACTGGGGCAGGAGGGGATGTCTTATCAGAAACTGTTGGATGACGTTCGCCAGCAGATGGCGGAGGACTACCTTCGAAACACGGAAATGAGTATTCCGGATATCGCCTTCCGGCTGGGATACAGCGAGACGACGTCTTTCCACCGGAAGTTCAAAGCGGCGACAGGGCAGACGCCGGGGGACTTGAGGAGAAAATAA
- a CDS encoding response regulator, with protein sequence MPNLDLPILVVDDAKFSSMVVGRTLRNAGYRDVRIVNNAPEALQLIEQRPVSVLIADWLMPEMDGLELADQVRQQDEQNNHYTYVILLTARESVEALSEAFDRGVDDFIYKSDMTKQLIPRIFAADRMADRQNTLLRANSLLIENNRELESTNIIDLETGLCNTKYGRERLNKMLRHAESRGGSSAYVLCGIRNWQELKRKHPPTVMSELAIGIARRLSTLIRPIDALCRVGDNQFAIIAYFPTSDHCTTTAFRRVFDGINHKALKTTAGYISVEAGMVLCKADAQKGTPSIQEVERAAVQGLVDAYDTRRFTETAPEVSATA encoded by the coding sequence ATGCCAAATCTGGACCTTCCCATCCTCGTAGTAGACGACGCGAAATTCAGCAGTATGGTGGTTGGACGCACCCTGCGAAATGCCGGATATCGCGACGTACGCATCGTCAATAATGCCCCTGAAGCCCTGCAGCTGATCGAGCAGCGCCCGGTAAGCGTGCTGATCGCCGACTGGCTGATGCCCGAAATGGATGGGCTGGAACTGGCCGACCAGGTGCGCCAGCAGGACGAGCAGAACAACCACTACACCTACGTGATCCTGCTAACCGCCCGTGAAAGCGTGGAGGCACTTTCAGAAGCTTTCGACCGGGGCGTGGACGACTTTATCTACAAATCCGATATGACCAAGCAGCTGATCCCCCGCATCTTCGCGGCGGACCGCATGGCCGACCGGCAGAATACCCTGCTCCGGGCCAATTCGCTGCTGATCGAGAACAACCGGGAACTGGAGTCCACCAACATCATTGATCTGGAAACTGGCCTCTGCAATACCAAATACGGCAGAGAGCGGCTGAACAAGATGCTGCGCCATGCCGAATCCCGGGGTGGCTCTTCAGCCTATGTGCTCTGCGGCATCCGCAACTGGCAGGAACTGAAACGCAAACACCCGCCCACGGTAATGAGCGAACTGGCCATCGGCATCGCCCGCCGCCTGAGCACCCTGATCCGCCCCATCGATGCCCTGTGCCGCGTGGGCGACAACCAGTTCGCCATCATCGCCTACTTCCCGACCAGCGACCATTGCACCACCACCGCCTTCCGGCGCGTGTTCGACGGCATCAACCACAAGGCCCTGAAAACCACCGCCGGTTATATATCCGTGGAAGCCGGCATGGTGCTGTGCAAGGCCGATGCCCAGAAAGGCACACCCTCGATTCAGGAGGTAGAGCGGGCTGCCGTGCAGGGGCTGGTGGATGCCTACGATACCCGGCGGTTTACCGAGACGGCTCCGGAAGTTAGTGCAACGGCATAA
- a CDS encoding argininosuccinate synthase, whose product MSDIKKVVLAYSGGLDTSVIVRWLQDTYNCEVVTFTADIGQGEEVEPARAKAEALGVKEIYIEDLREEFVRDYVFPMFRANTIYEGEYLLGTSIARPLIAKRLIDIANETGADAISHGATGKGNDQVRFELGAYALKPGVKVIAPWREWDLNSREKLLAYCDERNIPVEKKKGKSPYSMDANLLHISYEGINLEDPWAEAEEDMWRWSVSPEAAPDEPTYVELTYKKGDIVAIDGQEMKAHEVLETLNKVAGANGIGRLDIVENRYVGMKSRGCYETPGGTIMLRAHRAIESITLDREVAHLKDSIMPRYAEVIYNGYWWSPEREALQALIDQTQHYVNGTVRLKLYKGNVDVVGRKSEDSLFDEKIATFEEDQGAYNQKDAEGFIKLNALRLRIAAGKGRKL is encoded by the coding sequence ATGTCTGATATCAAAAAGGTGGTGCTGGCCTATTCCGGTGGCCTGGATACTTCCGTGATCGTTCGGTGGTTGCAGGATACCTATAACTGTGAGGTGGTGACTTTCACCGCCGACATCGGCCAGGGCGAGGAAGTGGAGCCGGCGCGGGCGAAAGCCGAGGCGTTGGGCGTTAAGGAAATCTACATCGAGGACCTGCGCGAGGAATTTGTGCGCGATTACGTGTTCCCGATGTTCCGCGCGAACACCATCTACGAGGGTGAGTACCTGCTGGGTACGTCCATTGCCCGTCCCCTGATTGCCAAGCGTCTGATCGATATCGCCAATGAAACCGGCGCCGATGCCATTTCCCACGGTGCCACCGGCAAGGGTAACGACCAGGTGCGTTTCGAACTGGGTGCCTACGCGCTGAAGCCGGGTGTGAAGGTGATTGCGCCCTGGCGTGAGTGGGATCTGAATTCCCGCGAGAAGCTGCTGGCCTACTGCGATGAGCGGAACATTCCGGTGGAGAAGAAGAAGGGTAAGAGCCCTTACTCCATGGACGCCAACCTGCTGCACATCTCTTACGAAGGCATCAACCTGGAAGATCCCTGGGCGGAAGCCGAGGAAGATATGTGGCGCTGGAGTGTGTCTCCGGAAGCTGCGCCGGATGAGCCGACCTACGTTGAGCTGACCTACAAGAAGGGCGACATTGTTGCCATCGATGGTCAGGAGATGAAAGCGCATGAAGTGCTGGAAACCCTCAACAAGGTAGCCGGCGCGAATGGTATTGGTCGCCTGGATATCGTCGAGAACCGCTACGTAGGCATGAAGTCCCGCGGCTGTTACGAAACACCGGGCGGCACCATCATGCTGCGTGCCCACCGTGCCATTGAGTCCATCACTCTGGACCGCGAAGTGGCACACCTGAAAGACAGCATCATGCCCCGCTACGCCGAGGTGATCTACAACGGTTACTGGTGGTCCCCGGAGCGTGAGGCTCTGCAGGCGCTGATCGACCAGACCCAGCACTATGTTAACGGTACCGTTCGCCTTAAGCTCTACAAGGGTAATGTGGACGTTGTGGGCCGCAAGTCTGAGGATTCCCTGTTCGACGAGAAGATTGCCACCTTTGAGGAAGATCAGGGTGCGTACAATCAGAAAGATGCGGAAGGCTTTATCAAGCTGAATGCCTTGCGCCTGCGGATTGCTGCAGGGAAAGGCCGCAAGCTTTAA
- a CDS encoding YajQ family cyclic di-GMP-binding protein — translation MPSFDIVSEIDMHEVTNAVDQAKRELGNRWDFKNVQADVELDDKGITISAEQEFQLEQLLDMLRMAFAKRNIDSRALAEDGDSKSGKLVKQHLLLKQGIETDMAKKIVKMIKDQKMKVQASIQGDKVRVTGKKRDDLQEAIALLREAELDIPLQFNNFRD, via the coding sequence ATGCCGTCTTTTGACATTGTTTCAGAAATCGATATGCACGAAGTCACCAATGCGGTGGACCAGGCCAAGCGGGAACTGGGCAACCGTTGGGACTTCAAGAACGTTCAGGCAGACGTTGAACTGGACGACAAGGGCATCACCATCAGCGCCGAGCAGGAGTTCCAGTTGGAGCAACTGCTGGACATGCTGCGGATGGCCTTTGCCAAGCGCAATATTGATTCCCGGGCGCTGGCCGAGGATGGCGACAGCAAGTCCGGCAAGCTTGTAAAGCAGCATCTGTTGCTGAAGCAGGGCATCGAAACGGATATGGCGAAGAAGATCGTTAAGATGATCAAGGATCAGAAAATGAAGGTCCAGGCCAGTATCCAGGGCGACAAGGTCCGGGTAACCGGCAAGAAGCGCGATGACCTCCAGGAAGCCATTGCCCTGCTGCGCGAAGCCGAGCTGGATATTCCGCTGCAGTTCAACAATTTCCGAGACTGA
- a CDS encoding REP-associated tyrosine transposase, whose product MMNYRRNRVQGGTYFFTVVTANRAPVFSSATAVACLRSSFSSVKRCFPFSIEAMVVLPDHLHSIWTLPEDDHDFSRRWRLIKTGFTKRVKGVPGLPTCVNGSLWQKRFWEHTIRDGRDFERHVDYIHFNPVKHGYVARASDWPYSSFHRFVREGILPVDWAADEDLLVGVGRE is encoded by the coding sequence ATGATGAACTACCGCAGAAACCGCGTACAAGGCGGCACCTACTTCTTCACCGTCGTAACTGCCAATCGCGCCCCTGTTTTCAGTTCCGCCACTGCCGTTGCCTGCCTGCGGTCGTCATTCAGCTCGGTCAAGCGATGTTTCCCTTTTTCAATAGAGGCCATGGTGGTACTCCCCGACCATCTCCACAGCATATGGACATTGCCCGAAGACGATCATGATTTCTCCAGACGTTGGCGATTGATAAAAACCGGGTTCACCAAGAGAGTTAAAGGTGTTCCCGGGCTTCCAACCTGCGTAAATGGTTCGCTCTGGCAGAAGCGGTTCTGGGAGCATACGATCCGGGATGGTCGTGATTTTGAGCGACATGTGGATTACATCCATTTCAACCCTGTGAAGCATGGGTATGTGGCGAGGGCATCGGATTGGCCGTATTCCAGTTTTCATCGGTTTGTTCGAGAGGGGATTTTGCCAGTGGATTGGGCGGCTGATGAGGATTTGTTGGTTGGGGTTGGGCGGGAGTAG